From the Caldalkalibacillus uzonensis genome, one window contains:
- a CDS encoding ABC transporter ATP-binding protein — protein sequence MEVLRQSDIQENQSNHSERQQDQRNIVFNIQDLKVHFPVSQRFLESLVKKDSEQKVVKAVDGVSLTVREGETIGLAGESGCGKTTTAKTMVKLVEPTSGKVEFNGQDITSFKGKELKKFRKEAQMVFQDPYESLNPRFTVKQTLEEPLIIHGIKNPKERLDRILETLEKVGLRPAQTYINRYPHQMSGGQRQRVAIARALVIKPKFMVADEPVSMLDVSIRASILNLLKDLVEELNLASIYISHDLSLIRYVCDKTAIMYLGRIVEMGPTEEVIREPAHPYSQALLSAVPVPEPNPNGLNVPLDGEPPNPINIPRGCRFHPRCPVATEKCKEVEPIGRFVDGRWIECHLYE from the coding sequence ATGGAAGTTTTAAGACAGTCAGACATTCAAGAAAACCAGTCAAATCATTCCGAAAGACAACAGGACCAGAGAAATATCGTATTTAATATTCAAGACTTGAAGGTTCATTTTCCTGTTAGCCAGCGTTTTTTGGAATCATTAGTGAAGAAAGATTCTGAGCAAAAGGTCGTGAAGGCTGTTGATGGTGTCAGCTTAACGGTTAGAGAAGGAGAGACCATCGGTTTGGCAGGTGAATCAGGATGCGGCAAAACAACCACCGCCAAAACTATGGTGAAATTGGTCGAACCCACTTCAGGCAAAGTGGAATTCAATGGACAAGATATTACATCGTTTAAAGGAAAGGAATTAAAGAAATTTCGCAAGGAAGCACAAATGGTTTTCCAAGATCCATATGAATCTTTGAATCCCCGTTTTACTGTCAAACAAACATTGGAAGAACCTCTGATCATCCATGGTATAAAAAATCCGAAAGAACGGTTGGATCGTATATTAGAAACCTTGGAAAAGGTTGGTCTTAGGCCAGCGCAAACGTACATCAATCGGTACCCTCACCAAATGAGCGGTGGTCAGCGGCAAAGAGTGGCGATTGCACGGGCTTTGGTGATTAAACCAAAGTTCATGGTGGCCGACGAGCCAGTCTCTATGCTGGATGTATCGATTCGTGCCAGTATTCTAAATCTCCTTAAGGATTTAGTAGAAGAACTAAACTTGGCAAGTATCTATATCTCCCATGATCTGTCCCTAATTCGTTATGTATGTGACAAGACAGCCATTATGTATTTGGGACGTATTGTGGAAATGGGACCCACGGAGGAAGTCATCAGAGAACCGGCACATCCTTATTCGCAGGCACTGCTTTCAGCTGTACCTGTTCCGGAACCGAATCCTAACGGGTTAAATGTCCCTTTGGATGGGGAACCGCCGAACCCGATCAATATTCCTCGAGGTTGCCGTTTTCATCCACGGTGCCCGGTTGCTACAGAAAAATGTAAAGAAGTTGAACCTATTGGCAGATTTGTTGACGGCCGATGGATCGAATGTCACTTATATGAATAA
- a CDS encoding M20/M25/M40 family metallo-hydrolase yields the protein MSLSQISNLIDERKTQYLEQLFKLLRQKSISAQNIGIAECADLLQGMMEEIGISTRQLPTKGHPVVYGEIVRDPEAFTLLIYGHYDVQPPDPLEEWLSPPFEPTIRDGKIYCRGAGDNKGQLMAQVLAVKTYLDVFGELPVNIKLVFEGEEESGSNHLASFVEENKELLKADLVYTSDGPMHDSGAPLVLLGVRGMLYVELTAKGAEWDNHSGNKGNIVPNPAWKLIDLLRTMRDENGRVLIEGFYDNIRQPSEVELELIKNLPFDREQVAKQVGYKDLDMDGETYYRKLTMEPTFNIAGFNSGYGGEGSKTIIPSKATLKMDIRLVVDQDPDDIYEKFYAHVKKHAPDVEVKQLGQMKPSRTPADQEIVKVVTEAVYESYNQVPVLLPSLGGSLPDYVWTKILGLPSIVVPYANFDEANHSPNENIGVNNFLDGIKCTCHVIHKLGEYANHR from the coding sequence ATGAGTCTATCCCAGATCTCAAATTTAATTGATGAAAGAAAGACACAGTATTTGGAACAGTTATTTAAGCTTTTACGCCAGAAAAGTATTAGCGCCCAAAATATAGGGATTGCGGAATGCGCTGATCTGTTGCAAGGGATGATGGAGGAAATAGGAATAAGCACTCGTCAGTTACCGACGAAAGGTCATCCTGTGGTTTATGGTGAAATCGTCAGAGATCCTGAGGCTTTTACGTTGTTAATCTATGGGCATTATGACGTACAGCCGCCTGATCCATTGGAAGAATGGCTGTCGCCTCCCTTTGAACCGACTATTCGTGATGGCAAGATCTACTGTCGTGGTGCAGGGGATAACAAAGGGCAACTTATGGCGCAGGTTCTCGCTGTAAAGACCTATTTGGATGTTTTTGGAGAACTGCCTGTCAATATCAAACTGGTGTTTGAAGGGGAAGAAGAGAGTGGAAGTAATCATCTTGCTTCATTTGTAGAAGAAAATAAAGAATTGCTAAAAGCCGACTTGGTTTATACTTCCGACGGTCCAATGCATGACAGTGGTGCTCCACTGGTTTTACTTGGGGTAAGAGGGATGTTGTACGTTGAACTTACGGCTAAGGGAGCGGAGTGGGACAACCATTCCGGTAACAAGGGAAATATTGTACCCAACCCGGCCTGGAAACTGATTGACTTGTTAAGGACGATGCGCGATGAAAATGGCCGTGTACTTATTGAAGGGTTCTATGACAACATACGCCAGCCTTCGGAAGTAGAACTGGAGCTGATCAAAAACCTGCCATTTGATCGTGAACAGGTAGCCAAACAAGTAGGATATAAGGATCTTGACATGGATGGAGAAACATATTATCGTAAGCTAACAATGGAACCAACGTTCAATATTGCTGGCTTTAACAGCGGATATGGCGGAGAAGGATCGAAAACAATCATACCATCCAAAGCGACGTTAAAAATGGATATACGCCTTGTTGTTGATCAAGACCCGGATGATATCTATGAGAAATTCTATGCTCATGTGAAAAAGCATGCTCCCGATGTGGAAGTGAAGCAACTGGGGCAGATGAAACCTTCCAGAACACCGGCTGACCAGGAAATTGTAAAGGTAGTAACTGAGGCGGTATATGAATCATATAATCAGGTACCGGTGCTGCTGCCTAGCTTGGGGGGGAGCCTACCAGACTATGTATGGACGAAAATCCTAGGACTGCCTTCGATCGTGGTACCTTATGCAAATTTTGACGAAGCAAATCACTCCCCCAATGAAAATATAGGTGTTAATAACTTTTTAGATGGTATCAAATGCACATGTCATGTGATACATAAACTTGGAGAATATGCAAACCACCGCTAA
- a CDS encoding M20/M25/M40 family metallo-hydrolase, giving the protein MSEQLVATLERYVEERKDSFIASLQQFLRHKSISAQNIGMEECALFLSDTMKSLGIETKILRREGAFPVVYGELKNPSATKTLLIYGHYDVQPPEPIELWDSDPFEPVIRDGKIYARGATDDKGNLWATIMAVKSLRDNEVEIPINLKFFFEGEEEIGSPNFKAYMEENKELLSANYTILCDRGIHESGRPQMYLGHKGIMSAEVKVKGAKRDVHSGQAPFIPNAAWQLVWLLNKLKNENEQIMIPGYYDDVLEPSAEDIALMEKIPFDKHEYCDIYGIRDILPGNDGVDALTSLLFTPTATINGLTAGYQGKGNKTIVPNEASVKLDFRFVKNQDPVKCAEMIRQYLQDQYNGEIEIDLGDVRTPSKVSAKAEIVQVSIEAAKEVYKQDPVVWPMLDGAGPMGLFGEILDAPAIIIGLGAPFAFANTHAPNENIGVEDYLNGIKLMAVIYYRYGKRGEA; this is encoded by the coding sequence ATGTCAGAGCAATTAGTTGCAACACTCGAACGCTATGTAGAAGAGAGAAAAGATAGTTTCATAGCAAGTCTCCAGCAATTTTTACGCCATAAAAGTATTTCTGCCCAAAATATCGGTATGGAAGAGTGTGCTTTGTTTTTAAGTGATACCATGAAAAGTTTGGGGATAGAAACAAAAATATTACGGCGGGAAGGGGCCTTTCCTGTTGTCTATGGAGAACTAAAGAATCCCTCAGCGACCAAAACACTGCTCATCTATGGGCATTATGACGTGCAGCCCCCTGAACCTATCGAATTGTGGGACAGTGATCCGTTTGAACCGGTAATTCGTGATGGGAAAATTTATGCAAGGGGAGCGACGGATGACAAGGGGAACTTATGGGCTACCATCATGGCTGTCAAAAGCCTGCGGGATAACGAAGTAGAGATCCCTATTAACCTCAAGTTTTTCTTTGAAGGAGAAGAAGAGATCGGCAGTCCTAATTTTAAAGCCTACATGGAAGAAAATAAAGAGCTGTTGTCTGCTAATTATACAATTTTGTGTGACCGGGGTATTCATGAGTCCGGCAGGCCGCAGATGTATCTTGGGCATAAAGGTATTATGTCAGCGGAAGTGAAAGTAAAAGGTGCCAAAAGAGACGTCCATTCCGGTCAGGCCCCATTTATTCCTAATGCCGCTTGGCAGCTGGTTTGGTTGTTGAACAAACTGAAAAATGAGAATGAGCAAATTATGATTCCCGGATATTATGATGATGTATTGGAACCTTCCGCTGAAGATATTGCGTTGATGGAAAAGATCCCGTTTGATAAGCACGAGTACTGCGACATTTATGGGATTAGGGATATCTTGCCGGGCAACGATGGAGTGGATGCGTTAACTTCACTGCTCTTTACGCCAACAGCGACCATCAATGGGCTTACAGCGGGTTATCAGGGGAAAGGGAATAAGACGATCGTACCGAATGAGGCGTCGGTAAAATTAGATTTTCGCTTTGTCAAAAATCAAGATCCGGTGAAGTGCGCCGAGATGATCCGTCAGTATTTACAAGATCAATATAACGGAGAAATTGAAATTGATCTGGGGGATGTTCGTACCCCATCAAAAGTATCGGCGAAAGCGGAAATTGTACAAGTCTCAATTGAAGCTGCCAAAGAAGTATATAAGCAGGATCCTGTAGTATGGCCAATGCTGGATGGGGCTGGTCCGATGGGATTGTTTGGGGAAATTCTAGACGCACCTGCCATCATTATCGGACTTGGGGCACCATTTGCTTTTGCTAATACGCATGCTCCCAATGAAAATATTGGCGTAGAAGATTACCTCAATGGAATCAAATTAATGGCTGTTATTTATTATCGTTATGGGAAGAGAGGAGAAGCGTAA